The following proteins are encoded in a genomic region of Candidatus Moraniibacteriota bacterium:
- a CDS encoding HAMP domain-containing sensor histidine kinase, with product MSNILCPGEYPNFLILSSDVPFILYYALIPGMLISLLLGFFVLYKRKNELDSKLLFLVSIAFFIWGFFALVLFATVESRSVIFFWSLTILIEPLIYILSLYLTYVFIYKKDISFLKKGILFLLLLPLIVLVPTKFNLLGVNVATCDAIEGPLALYYTYFLEIISSFWIIILSIIRYRTSNDYKEKNKIIYFAIGISIFLLTFSSGNIIGSFTSDWVSSQYGYFGMPIFMGFLAYIIVKYKAFNIKLIGAQALVIGLIILIGSQFLFIKNTASIVLTGITLVLVGGIGIALIRSVKLEVERKEMLQKMADSLAEANDQLRVLDNAKTEFISIASHQLRTPVTAIKGFSSLLMEGSYGEMSNTIRGAIEKIYVSSENLANLIEDLLNVSRIESGRMTFSFENANIGKMLSDLYENFLILAKSKKFYLDLKLPKDPIPEFKMDFNKVRELVSNFIDNALKYTEKGGVTISAEIRDEGVIIDDRGFVKTEEKSSYGKVVRITVSDTGIGIPKEEIHFLFRKFSRGKDVSRLHVSGTGLGLYVGKAIAEAHHGAVWVESDGPGMGSRFMIEIPINS from the coding sequence ATGAGCAACATTTTGTGTCCAGGCGAATATCCAAATTTTTTAATATTATCTAGTGATGTGCCGTTTATTTTGTATTATGCATTAATACCTGGGATGCTGATTTCTTTGCTTTTAGGTTTTTTTGTTTTATATAAAAGAAAAAATGAATTGGATTCTAAACTACTCTTTTTAGTTTCAATAGCGTTTTTTATTTGGGGATTTTTTGCTTTAGTGTTATTCGCGACAGTAGAAAGTAGAAGTGTTATATTTTTTTGGTCTCTGACAATATTAATAGAGCCACTCATTTATATCCTTAGTTTATATTTAACTTATGTTTTTATATACAAAAAAGATATTTCTTTTTTAAAAAAGGGTATATTATTTTTATTGCTATTGCCGCTTATAGTGCTTGTTCCAACAAAATTTAATTTATTGGGAGTCAATGTAGCTACTTGTGATGCTATTGAAGGTCCACTTGCACTCTATTATACTTATTTTTTGGAAATAATTTCTTCTTTCTGGATAATAATATTATCAATAATAAGATACAGAACATCAAATGATTATAAAGAAAAAAATAAAATTATATATTTTGCAATTGGTATTTCCATTTTTCTTTTAACTTTTTCTTCTGGTAATATCATTGGTAGTTTTACTTCTGATTGGGTATCTTCTCAATATGGATATTTCGGTATGCCAATATTTATGGGTTTTCTTGCTTATATTATCGTTAAATATAAAGCATTTAATATTAAACTTATTGGTGCACAAGCTCTAGTTATAGGATTGATTATTCTTATTGGTTCGCAATTTTTATTTATAAAAAACACAGCAAGCATAGTTTTAACAGGAATAACACTTGTATTGGTAGGCGGAATTGGCATAGCACTTATTCGTTCAGTAAAACTTGAAGTGGAGCGTAAAGAAATGTTGCAAAAAATGGCCGATAGTTTAGCTGAAGCAAACGATCAATTAAGAGTTTTGGACAATGCCAAGACTGAATTTATTTCTATTGCTTCTCATCAGCTTAGGACTCCTGTTACAGCCATCAAGGGATTTTCATCGCTTCTTATGGAGGGATCATATGGTGAAATGAGCAATACGATACGCGGGGCCATTGAAAAAATATATGTTTCCAGTGAAAACCTTGCCAATCTCATTGAAGACCTGTTGAATGTTTCACGTATTGAATCAGGCAGAATGACATTTTCATTTGAAAATGCCAATATAGGTAAAATGTTGAGTGACCTTTATGAAAACTTCCTGATTCTTGCCAAATCAAAGAAGTTTTATCTTGATTTAAAACTGCCAAAGGATCCGATACCTGAATTTAAAATGGATTTTAATAAGGTGCGTGAATTAGTTTCTAATTTTATTGACAATGCCTTGAAATATACAGAAAAAGGGGGAGTAACCATAAGCGCAGAAATTAGAGATGAAGGCGTGATCATAGATGACAGGGGGTTTGTCAAAACCGAAGAAAAATCGTCGTATGGAAAAGTTGTCAGGATCACAGTTTCTGACACGGGGATAGGAATACCTAAGGAAGAAATACATTTTCTTTTCAGGAAATTCTCACGAGGCAAAGATGTGTCGCGTTTACATGTCAGTGGTACTGGACTGGGTCTTTATGTCGGCAAGGCTATTGCCGAAGCCCACCATGGGGCAGTTTGGGTAGAATCGGATGGGCCAGGAATGGGAAGCAGATTTATGATTGAAATACCGATAAACAGTTAA
- a CDS encoding response regulator, with product MSKILLVEDDPMIVEIYKKKFESVGLEVVNATTGKEVLKFAAESDYDLVLLDMVLPEMSGMDVLKELKMSGNYNPDLKVFIFSNLDKSEYEEETKNNGAEGFIGKTEFTPSQLAQEILKILNKYGEQKKNKERINGKGKNSASKNKRILFIEDEKIFLEMFGKKLEDDGYTVEYAQNGAWGSRMAAENEYDLIITDMVMPAMGGDEIIHRIKMDDKTKDIPLIVLSASVSDENKKMVEDMGITDFYEKTKIVPSDISRRVAELLK from the coding sequence ATGTCAAAAATACTCCTTGTTGAAGATGATCCGATGATTGTTGAAATATACAAAAAAAAGTTCGAATCGGTCGGACTGGAAGTTGTCAATGCAACCACTGGTAAAGAGGTCTTGAAATTTGCGGCAGAAAGCGATTATGACCTTGTACTTTTGGATATGGTGCTTCCTGAAATGAGCGGCATGGACGTTTTAAAAGAGCTTAAGATGAGCGGTAACTACAATCCTGACCTGAAAGTTTTCATTTTTAGCAATCTCGACAAGTCTGAATATGAAGAAGAAACAAAAAATAATGGCGCAGAAGGCTTTATTGGCAAAACTGAATTTACCCCGTCACAATTAGCCCAAGAAATTCTCAAGATTTTAAATAAATACGGAGAGCAAAAAAAAAATAAAGAACGCATCAACGGGAAAGGAAAAAACAGTGCCAGTAAAAACAAAAGGATATTATTCATAGAGGATGAAAAAATTTTTCTCGAGATGTTCGGGAAAAAACTGGAAGATGATGGGTATACAGTTGAATATGCTCAAAATGGAGCATGGGGAAGCCGGATGGCAGCCGAAAATGAATATGATTTGATCATAACTGATATGGTAATGCCGGCCATGGGCGGAGACGAAATAATTCATCGCATAAAAATGGATGACAAAACAAAAGATATTCCGCTTATCGTGCTTTCTGCATCTGTATCTGATGAAAACAAAAAAATGGTAGAAGACATGGGTATTACAGATTTTTATGAGAAAACGAAAATTGTTCCCAGTGATATTTCAAGAAGAGTGGCTGAATTATTGAAATAA
- the aspS gene encoding aspartate--tRNA ligase has protein sequence MQRINIIETPKFIGQEVKLAGWVHVRRDHGKIIFIDLRDSSGILQTVVIPDYVKVCDTAKKLRSEFVIEMKGVVKERPMSARNEKSPTGGVELEVTAINILNESKTPSFELTKSTAEVHEDIRLKYRYLDLRTERMRNNILMRSKIINFIRNFYSQTGFIEVETPILTKGTPEGSREYIVPSRIHKGNFYVLPQSPQQFKQLLMISGIEKYFQIAKCFRDEDQRGDRQPEFTQLDVEISFSTQQEIMHIYEECMIALVKEIYPEKKIKRIPFPVITYKESIERYGNDKPDMRNDKNDPNELAFCWVVDFPMFEKNDEGEIGSSHHPFTAPLDEDIELLEKKPLEARAKAYDIVLNGYEIGGGSVRIHSKELQHKIFEILGLKEEDIQLRFGHMLEAFTFGAPPHGGMAAGLDRLVMILQNEPNIREVIAFPKDGEAKDLMMGSPSELDEKQLSEAGIKIAKQKKTI, from the coding sequence ATGCAAAGAATTAATATAATTGAAACGCCAAAATTTATCGGACAAGAAGTTAAACTTGCCGGCTGGGTTCATGTGCGTCGCGATCATGGAAAAATTATTTTCATAGATCTGCGCGATTCCAGCGGAATTCTCCAGACAGTTGTGATTCCGGATTATGTTAAAGTTTGTGATACAGCCAAAAAACTTCGCAGTGAATTTGTGATTGAGATGAAGGGCGTTGTAAAAGAAAGGCCAATGAGTGCCAGGAATGAAAAATCTCCAACAGGAGGAGTTGAATTAGAAGTAACTGCTATAAATATTCTTAATGAATCGAAAACTCCATCTTTTGAACTGACAAAAAGCACTGCTGAAGTACATGAAGATATAAGGTTAAAATATCGCTATCTTGATTTGCGCACAGAAAGAATGAGGAACAATATTTTAATGCGGAGCAAGATCATTAATTTTATCAGGAACTTTTATTCCCAAACAGGATTTATAGAAGTTGAAACTCCTATTTTGACCAAGGGAACGCCTGAAGGTTCGCGTGAATATATTGTTCCATCGCGTATTCATAAGGGCAATTTTTATGTGCTTCCGCAATCACCACAGCAGTTCAAGCAGCTATTGATGATTTCTGGAATTGAAAAGTATTTTCAAATAGCAAAATGTTTCCGTGATGAAGATCAGCGTGGCGATCGTCAGCCGGAATTTACACAGCTTGATGTTGAAATAAGTTTTTCTACCCAGCAGGAAATCATGCATATTTATGAAGAATGCATGATTGCGCTGGTAAAAGAAATTTATCCAGAGAAAAAAATCAAGCGGATTCCTTTTCCTGTTATTACCTATAAAGAATCTATAGAAAGATATGGGAATGATAAGCCAGATATGCGAAATGATAAAAATGATCCTAATGAGCTAGCCTTTTGTTGGGTGGTTGATTTCCCTATGTTTGAAAAAAATGATGAAGGAGAAATCGGATCTTCACATCACCCTTTCACGGCGCCACTTGATGAAGATATTGAATTGCTTGAAAAGAAACCACTCGAAGCTCGTGCTAAAGCTTACGATATTGTCCTAAATGGATATGAAATTGGTGGTGGCAGTGTCAGAATTCATTCCAAAGAATTACAGCACAAGATTTTTGAAATTTTAGGATTAAAAGAAGAAGATATACAATTACGTTTCGGGCATATGCTAGAGGCCTTTACTTTTGGTGCTCCGCCACATGGTGGAATGGCAGCCGGGCTTGATCGCTTGGTTATGATATTGCAAAACGAACCGAATATCAGGGAAGTCATTGCTTTTCCTAAGGATGGTGAAGCTAAGGACTTAATGATGGGATCCCCAAGTGAATTAGATGAAAAACAACTTTCCGAGGCTGGAATTAAAATTGCAAAGCAAAAGAAGACTATTTAA
- a CDS encoding MFS transporter, whose product MVKVFEKHIEHVDKKKLKLLGFISFLFGFSQAVLVYVIADYFRESFGSSNVSIFYFISYAVALVGVLNMHKIIKQFGKATTMFIFLFFQVCSVTFLIFTQPSLLGVFLLMSFIVSSYLAWVVLDIMIESYSEDKKSGRIRGIHLTILNAGFLVGPLISTQILEKFGFNGLFFLSMIISMFMFMVALLGLRNINQRFSQDLTIRDLFKKIFVNSDVMKIYSISLALEFFFALMVVYTSLHLLELGMSWSKIGVIFTIMLLPFVFFGYLVGFLADKNFGEKEMIILGLVIIMFSSGSIFFISSTSVWVWGIILFITRIGATIIETLRDSYFYKKIDGRDVDIISFFRTTPSVAYILATAISAIILIFFPLKSVFLIVSFSAFLALFVAVKLVDNKAEKEI is encoded by the coding sequence ATGGTAAAAGTTTTTGAAAAACACATTGAACATGTGGACAAAAAGAAATTAAAACTTTTGGGTTTTATTTCTTTTTTATTTGGGTTTTCCCAGGCTGTTTTGGTTTATGTAATTGCTGATTACTTCAGAGAATCTTTCGGTTCAAGCAATGTCAGCATTTTTTATTTCATAAGTTATGCGGTGGCTCTAGTTGGCGTTTTAAATATGCATAAAATAATCAAACAGTTCGGAAAAGCAACGACCATGTTTATTTTTTTATTTTTTCAGGTTTGCAGTGTGACTTTTCTTATCTTCACCCAGCCTTCACTTTTAGGAGTTTTTCTTTTAATGTCTTTCATAGTTTCCAGCTATTTAGCCTGGGTGGTTCTTGATATTATGATAGAAAGCTATTCTGAAGATAAAAAATCTGGGCGTATCCGCGGAATACATCTAACCATTCTTAATGCAGGGTTTTTAGTGGGTCCGCTTATTTCTACTCAAATTCTGGAAAAATTTGGATTTAATGGTTTATTTTTTCTTTCCATGATAATAAGCATGTTTATGTTCATGGTTGCGCTGCTTGGTTTGCGTAATATCAATCAAAGATTTTCTCAAGATCTGACGATTCGTGACTTATTCAAAAAAATATTCGTGAATTCAGATGTCATGAAAATATATTCAATTTCCCTGGCTTTAGAGTTTTTCTTTGCGCTTATGGTGGTTTATACTTCTTTGCATCTGCTTGAGCTAGGCATGTCTTGGTCTAAAATTGGTGTTATTTTTACAATAATGCTTTTACCTTTTGTTTTCTTTGGATATTTAGTCGGTTTTTTGGCTGATAAAAATTTTGGAGAAAAAGAAATGATAATTTTAGGGCTGGTCATAATTATGTTTTCTTCAGGCAGCATTTTTTTTATTTCATCAACTTCTGTTTGGGTATGGGGTATCATTTTGTTTATAACCCGTATAGGGGCGACAATCATAGAAACTTTGCGTGATTCTTATTTTTATAAAAAAATAGACGGCAGAGATGTTGATATTATAAGTTTTTTCAGGACTACCCCTTCAGTGGCTTACATTTTAGCCACGGCTATTTCAGCTATAATATTAATATTTTTCCCATTGAAATCAGTTTTTTTAATAGTCTCATTTTCTGCCTTTTTGGCGCTTTTTGTCGCGGTCAAATTGGTTGACAATAAGGCCGAAAAAGAAATTTAG
- a CDS encoding segregation/condensation protein A, whose product MHNYQIKTENFEGPLDLLLQMTEDQKLDITRVSLAKIADQYLEYVANAQNITLGHLADFLSIASKLILIKSKALLPLLEFTEEEEAEIKDLEYQLAEYKKFKEASKKMGLLYSCPKESFSREGFSGRGVFFFPPENINVDDLAKTFSRILGEIPIADKLEEEMVKEILTLEDKIIHLQNTLQEKVETSFSELVSNAKDKVEIIVSFLAMLELIKQKLIHVEQNELFSEIHMKNIE is encoded by the coding sequence ATGCATAATTACCAAATTAAAACTGAAAACTTTGAAGGCCCACTAGATCTTTTGCTACAGATGACAGAAGACCAAAAGCTTGATATAACCAGAGTTAGCTTAGCAAAAATCGCTGACCAGTATTTGGAATATGTTGCCAATGCCCAAAATATAACACTTGGACATCTGGCTGATTTTTTGTCTATAGCTTCTAAGCTTATTCTGATAAAATCAAAAGCTTTGCTTCCTTTGCTTGAATTTACAGAAGAGGAAGAAGCAGAAATCAAGGATCTGGAATATCAATTGGCAGAATACAAAAAATTCAAAGAAGCTTCAAAAAAAATGGGCTTGCTATATAGTTGTCCAAAGGAAAGTTTTTCTAGGGAAGGATTTTCCGGAAGAGGCGTGTTTTTTTTCCCTCCAGAAAACATTAACGTAGATGATTTAGCAAAAACATTTTCTAGAATACTAGGAGAAATACCAATAGCAGATAAACTTGAAGAGGAAATGGTAAAGGAAATTCTGACATTGGAAGATAAAATTATTCATTTGCAGAACACTCTGCAGGAAAAGGTTGAAACTTCTTTTTCGGAACTCGTGTCTAATGCTAAGGACAAGGTAGAAATTATAGTTTCATTTTTGGCGATGCTGGAATTGATTAAACAAAAACTAATCCATGTCGAACAGAACGAATTGTTTTCCGAGATACACATGAAAAACATAGAATAA
- the scpB gene encoding SMC-Scp complex subunit ScpB: protein MEQEKLQSIIESILFVNGEPIKKAKLFKILSEKVQIEDIEKCIENISEKYSKAESGLTLIKKDNEIQLVSNPENAQYIESLVKSELQDSLSSAALEVVSIIAYRSPISKAEIEAIRGVNCSYTLRNLLLRGLIERNSDPRDGRSYVYSVSFDFLKKLGVDGVKKLPEYDTLSVDERINSIINNE from the coding sequence ATGGAACAAGAAAAATTACAGTCGATAATAGAAAGCATTTTATTTGTTAATGGTGAACCGATTAAAAAAGCAAAATTATTCAAAATTTTATCAGAGAAAGTTCAGATTGAAGATATAGAGAAATGCATAGAAAATATTTCGGAAAAATATTCAAAAGCAGAAAGTGGTTTGACTTTAATAAAAAAAGATAATGAAATTCAGCTAGTTTCAAATCCAGAAAACGCCCAATACATCGAAAGCTTGGTTAAAAGCGAACTGCAGGATTCTCTTTCCAGTGCGGCGCTGGAGGTTGTTTCGATAATTGCATACCGTTCTCCTATTTCAAAGGCAGAAATTGAGGCTATTCGTGGTGTTAATTGTTCTTATACCTTGCGAAATTTGCTTTTACGTGGCTTGATTGAAAGAAATAGTGATCCTAGGGATGGCAGAAGCTATGTATATTCGGTTTCCTTTGATTTCCTTAAAAAATTAGGCGTTGATGGCGTGAAAAAACTCCCGGAATATGATACACTTTCAGTAGACGAAAGGATTAATTCTATCATTAATAACGAGTAA
- a CDS encoding phospho-N-acetylmuramoyl-pentapeptide-transferase, with amino-acid sequence MEFAQIQTIPEAINVLKIFATGLIACILTFLITPLWTHILYKYKIGIKIKSTDVNGEKLNFINKLHAEKAGTPTMGGAVIWIAILILVFSSHYIFPWIAKYLNINFIARLDFLSRSQVWLPLFALTAAGVLGFFDDIMSVRGWGKNKGGGMRFIMRFGWLLVIAAYGSWWFFYKLGWDTIHIPAVGDFSIGFWYIPLFIFVILFSAISSNETDGLDGLNGGVLLMAFFSFAIIAFMQNKVNLASFCAALAGSILAFLWFNIYPARFFMGDTGAVSLGATLGVVAMLTNSVLVLFVIAFFYILESGSVTIQLLSKKFFHKKVFLAAPIHHHFEAKGWPEAKITMRAWIFTMITALLGVLIAIFGMGKIH; translated from the coding sequence ATGGAATTTGCTCAAATTCAAACAATTCCTGAAGCAATAAATGTATTGAAAATTTTTGCTACGGGCTTAATTGCCTGCATTTTAACATTTTTAATTACTCCACTTTGGACCCATATACTTTATAAATATAAAATAGGCATCAAAATAAAAAGTACCGATGTAAATGGGGAAAAATTGAATTTTATAAATAAATTACACGCTGAAAAGGCAGGAACTCCAACAATGGGTGGAGCTGTGATTTGGATTGCAATTTTAATTTTAGTCTTTTCTTCGCATTATATCTTTCCTTGGATTGCAAAATATTTGAATATAAATTTTATAGCCCGGCTTGATTTTCTAAGCCGCTCGCAGGTCTGGCTTCCTCTTTTTGCCCTTACTGCCGCCGGCGTATTGGGATTTTTTGACGACATTATGAGCGTACGTGGGTGGGGGAAAAATAAGGGCGGAGGCATGCGTTTTATAATGCGTTTTGGATGGCTATTAGTTATTGCGGCATACGGATCATGGTGGTTTTTCTATAAGTTAGGATGGGACACTATTCATATTCCAGCAGTGGGAGATTTTTCTATAGGTTTTTGGTATATTCCTCTTTTCATTTTTGTGATTCTATTTTCTGCTATTTCTTCAAATGAAACCGATGGATTAGATGGCCTTAATGGGGGAGTTCTGCTTATGGCATTCTTTTCCTTTGCCATAATAGCTTTTATGCAGAATAAAGTTAACTTAGCCTCATTTTGTGCAGCTTTAGCGGGTTCTATACTTGCGTTTCTTTGGTTTAATATTTATCCTGCCCGTTTCTTCATGGGAGACACAGGAGCGGTTTCGCTTGGAGCAACATTGGGTGTTGTGGCGATGCTGACCAATTCAGTCCTGGTTCTTTTTGTTATTGCATTTTTTTACATTTTGGAGTCAGGAAGCGTAACTATACAATTATTGAGTAAGAAATTTTTTCATAAGAAAGTTTTTTTAGCCGCCCCAATCCATCATCATTTTGAAGCCAAAGGCTGGCCGGAAGCTAAAATTACAATGCGCGCTTGGATTTTTACTATGATTACGGCGCTTTTGGGAGTCTTGATTGCAATTTTTGGAATGGGTAAAATTCACTAA
- the pgk gene encoding phosphoglycerate kinase → MKKIQEANLFNKKVILRVDFNVAVKDGKVKEGFKIEAAKETLNYLLEKKCKVAMVSHFGRPEGKINPELSLRQIKNDIENILETKIFFIGDCLSEEIKNKLNDLSANEILLLENVRFYEGEESNEKDFARKLANNFDVFINDAFSVSHRDQASVTGITNFLPSFSGLRLQKEIEEMEKIKNNFEKPAIAIIGGAKIETKLPVINFFENKYDHILVGGKIANEALDKKIEFSDKVILPIDFVDDRLDIGPKTLEIFEEFIKSSKTIVWNGPTGKFEEKKYSVSSDKILQTILESKAYVVIGGGETLEILEKKNALNKVNFVSTGGGAMLDYLGGNKMPGIEALK, encoded by the coding sequence ATGAAAAAAATACAAGAAGCTAATCTATTTAACAAAAAAGTTATACTCAGGGTTGATTTTAACGTGGCTGTTAAAGACGGAAAGGTTAAGGAGGGATTCAAAATAGAAGCCGCCAAGGAAACACTTAATTATCTTCTCGAAAAAAAATGTAAAGTAGCTATGGTTTCACATTTCGGACGACCAGAAGGTAAAATTAATCCAGAATTATCCTTGCGGCAAATAAAAAATGATATAGAAAATATATTAGAAACTAAAATTTTTTTCATTGGAGACTGTCTTTCGGAAGAAATAAAAAACAAACTTAATGATTTGAGTGCAAATGAAATTTTGCTTTTAGAAAACGTGCGTTTTTATGAAGGGGAAGAAAGTAATGAAAAAGATTTCGCACGAAAATTGGCTAACAATTTTGATGTTTTTATTAATGACGCTTTCAGTGTTAGTCATAGGGATCAAGCCTCGGTTACTGGAATCACTAATTTTTTGCCCAGCTTTTCGGGCTTGAGGTTGCAAAAAGAAATTGAAGAAATGGAAAAGATAAAGAATAATTTTGAAAAACCTGCCATAGCCATAATAGGCGGCGCTAAAATAGAAACAAAATTGCCCGTTATAAATTTTTTTGAAAATAAATATGACCATATTCTGGTAGGTGGAAAAATCGCCAATGAAGCTTTAGATAAGAAAATTGAATTTAGCGACAAAGTTATTTTGCCAATCGATTTTGTAGATGACAGATTGGACATAGGTCCAAAAACATTAGAAATATTCGAAGAATTTATAAAATCATCCAAAACAATTGTTTGGAATGGGCCAACTGGAAAATTTGAAGAAAAAAAATATTCCGTAAGTTCCGATAAAATACTCCAAACTATTTTAGAAAGTAAGGCTTATGTTGTTATTGGAGGTGGGGAAACCCTTGAAATTCTTGAGAAAAAAAATGCTTTAAATAAAGTAAATTTTGTTTCAACTGGCGGAGGAGCTATGCTTGATTATCTTGGAGGGAATAAAATGCCTGGAATTGAGGCTCTAAAATAA
- the eno gene encoding phosphopyruvate hydratase: MPKISKVYAREILDSRGNPTVEVEVSLDNGISAVAAVPSGASTGKFEALELRDGDEKRYGGLGVLKAVENVNKKIQNKLIGKDVFDQFKIDKIMLDFDGTENKSNLGANAILGVSLAVCKAAAKSEGLPLYKYINKISKSSEKMKIPVPMFNVLNGGKHSDSGLSIQEFKIIPTGIKKFSEQLRAGSEIFHTLKKIIEATHQSSGVGDEGGFSPKLESNTQALEMINQAIIKSDYKLGAQINLGIDAAASNFYDEEEGNYTLKPEGAHLEKERLVAMYREWIDKYHVVSIEDGLAEDDWQGWAMMTDKIAKKPILEGIAKNILKQNLLIGDDLLVTNVKRVERAIKEKACNAVLIKVNQIGTLSETLDCIKLAKKNKMKVMISHRSGETTDDFIADLAVGTAAEFIKSGSLSRGERLCKYNRLMKIEEEIK; this comes from the coding sequence ATGCCAAAAATTTCTAAAGTTTATGCAAGAGAAATATTGGATTCTAGAGGAAATCCAACTGTTGAAGTAGAAGTTTCATTGGATAATGGAATCAGCGCTGTTGCAGCAGTTCCTTCTGGTGCCTCAACCGGCAAATTCGAAGCTCTTGAACTGCGGGATGGAGATGAAAAGAGGTATGGAGGTCTAGGAGTTCTTAAGGCTGTAGAAAATGTTAATAAAAAAATTCAGAACAAGCTTATTGGTAAAGATGTTTTTGATCAATTTAAAATTGATAAGATAATGCTGGATTTTGATGGAACAGAAAATAAATCAAATCTGGGGGCTAACGCTATTTTGGGAGTTTCACTTGCAGTATGTAAAGCTGCGGCTAAAAGCGAGGGTTTACCTCTTTATAAATATATTAATAAAATTTCAAAAAGCAGTGAGAAAATGAAAATCCCGGTTCCTATGTTCAATGTTCTCAATGGGGGAAAGCACAGTGATAGCGGGTTAAGCATACAGGAATTTAAAATTATTCCGACAGGCATCAAAAAGTTTTCAGAGCAGCTTCGTGCTGGAAGTGAAATTTTCCATACACTAAAAAAAATTATTGAAGCTACGCATCAAAGCAGCGGTGTCGGGGACGAAGGAGGTTTTTCTCCCAAGCTGGAAAGCAATACCCAGGCGCTTGAAATGATAAACCAGGCCATAATTAAGAGCGATTATAAACTAGGCGCCCAAATCAATCTTGGAATAGATGCTGCAGCGAGTAATTTTTATGATGAAGAGGAGGGGAATTATACACTGAAACCAGAAGGCGCTCATTTGGAAAAAGAACGTCTGGTTGCAATGTACCGCGAGTGGATAGACAAATATCATGTGGTTTCCATAGAGGACGGCCTAGCAGAAGATGATTGGCAGGGGTGGGCGATGATGACCGATAAGATTGCAAAAAAACCAATCCTAGAAGGTATTGCAAAAAATATTTTAAAACAAAATTTGCTTATCGGAGACGATTTATTAGTGACGAATGTGAAAAGAGTCGAACGCGCTATCAAAGAAAAAGCCTGCAATGCTGTTCTTATTAAAGTTAATCAAATTGGAACACTTAGTGAAACTCTAGACTGTATAAAATTAGCCAAGAAAAACAAAATGAAGGTTATGATTTCTCATCGTAGCGGAGAAACAACGGATGATTTTATTGCTGATTTGGCAGTCGGAACTGCAGCTGAATTTATAAAGTCAGGATCACTTTCGCGTGGTGAAAGACTTTGTAAATATAATAGATTGATGAAAATAGAAGAAGAAATAAAGTAA